CCTCTGTTTTTTCGAACACAGCGCGCACGGCCTGCGCCACCTGGCGCCGGCCTGCGGCCTCGGGGCCGTAAATTTCAGCCACGATGGGCGCGAGCACCGGCGGGCCGGGTGGCACTTCCACCACCTTCACGTTCGCCCCCCAGGGGGCGGCAATGGCCTGCAGCTGCGGGCGCAGGCGCATGGCAATGGCGTGGCTTTGTTCCTTGCGGTGCTGTTTGTCCACCAGGTTGACCTGGATGTCGCCCAGTTCGCTGGCAGCACGCAGGTCGTACTGGCGCACCAGGCCGTTGAAGTTGATGGGCGCGGCCGTACCGGCATAGGCTTGGTAGTTTTCCACCTCGGGCACGGTCGCCAGGTGCGCGCCCAGGGCCTGCAGCACGGCGGCAGTGTCTTCGAGCGGCGTGCCGGCGGGCATGTCCAGCACCACCTGGAACTCCGATTTGTTGTCGAACGGCAGCATTTTGAGCTGCACCCAGCCCACCACCGGCAGCAGTACCGACAGCGCAATCAACCCTGCCACGCCCAGGCCGAGCAGGGCGCGGTTGCGCCCGCCCTTGCGCTCATCGAGCAGGGGGCCAAAGAGGCGCTGCAGGTGCGGTTCGAGCTTGTCGGCAAAGCTGCTGTGCGCCGCTGCCGCGCCGGTGTGGGGCTTCATCCAGCGCTGTGCCAACCAGGGCGTGACGACGAAGGCGATCGCCAGCGACAGCAACATGCCCATGCTGGCGTTGATGGGGATGGGCGCCATGTACGGCCCCATCAGCCCCGAGACGAAGGCCATGGGCAGCAGGGCGGCAATCACCGTCAGCGTCGCCAGGATGGTCGGGCCGCCGACTTCATCGACCGCACGCGGGATGCTCTGCAGCAGCGACAGTCCGGGTTCGAGCTGCTGGTGGCGGTGGATGTTCTCGACCACGACGATGGCGTCGTCCACCAGAATGCCGATGGAGAAGATGAGCGCAAACAGCGACACCCGGTTGAGCGTGAAGCCCCAGGCCCAGGAGGCAAAGAGCGTGGCTGTCAGCGTGAGCACCACCGCCAGGCCGACGATGGCCGCCTCGCGCCGGCCCAGGGCGAGAAACACCAGCGCCACCACCGAGGCGGTGGCAAACAGCAGCTTCTGGATGAGCTTTTGCGCCTTGTCGTTGGCCGTGGCACCGTAGTTGCGCGTCTCGACCGCTTGCACGGCGTCGGGGATGACGCTGCCGTGCAGCTGCGCCATGCGCGCGGCCAGGGCGTTGGCAACGTCGATGGCGTTTTCGCCGGCTTTCTTGGTGATTTGCAGCGTCACGGCGGGCCATTGCTCGCCGCCCGGGGCGCCAAACCAGACGTAGCGCTGCGGCGTTGGGGCGCCGTCTTGCACCTGGGCGATGTCTTTCAAGAAGACCGGCTTGCCGGCCCGGGTGGCGACCACCAAATCCGCCACTTCCTGGGCGTTGGACAAGAAGGGGCCTGCGTCAAGCGCTATTGTTTTTGCAGCACCGAGCAGGTCGCCCACCGGCAAGCCCTGGTTGGCTGCCTGCAGCGCGGCGCGCAGCTCCAGCACCGTCACGCCCGTGCTCGCCAGGCGCGCCGGGTCGAGCTGCACCAGCACCGCGCGCCCCGGGCCGCCAATGGTTTGCACCGCGCGCACGCCGGGCACGCGCTGCAGCTCGGCCTGCACGCTGTGCGCCACGCGCTCCAAATCGAAGGCGCTGGTATCCGCATTCTGGCCGTGCAGGGTGAAGCTGACGATGGGCACGTCGTCAATGCCCTTGGGGCGAATCAGGGGCGCCTGCACCCCCAGGCCCGCAGGCAGCAAATCGCTGTGGCTGCGCAGCTCGTCGTGCAGGCGCACCAGGGCTTCGGTGCGCGGCACGCCGACCTTGAATTGCACCGAGAGCACCGCCAGGCCGGGGCGCGAGACGCTCATCACGTGCTCCACGCCCTGCATTCCAGCGAGCAGGCCCTCGACCGGCGTGGCCACCATCTGCTCCACGTCCTGCACGCTCGCCCCCGGGAAGGGCACCAGCACGTTGGCCATGGTGACGTTGATCTGCGGCTCTTCCTCGCGCGGCGTGACCAGCACGGCAAAAGCGCCCAGCAAAAACGCCACCAGGGCGAGCAGGGGGGTGATCTGGGCCGTCAAAAAGAACGCTGCAATGCGCCCGGAGATGCCCATTTTGTCGTTGTGCGCTGCCATGTCACTGCACCTGTGCTGCGGCTTGGGGATCGGTGGCAATGCGTTCGCCGCTGCGCAGGCCGCTGAGCACCTCGACGCGGGCGGCGCCATCGGCCGCTGCCGGCAGCGCTCGGCCCAGGCGCACCTGGCGCAGGCGGGGCTGGTCCTGGGCATCGAGCACGAACAATCCGGTCATCTCGGCGCGGCGCCAGATGGCGCTTTGCGGCACGCTCACCGGCGCCTGCGCCTTGTCCGCCCCCGGCAGCCACAGGCGGGCAAACATGCCTGGACGGGCCTGCGCTTGCAGCGCTGCGGGCAAGTGGGCGCGCAGCTGCATGGTGTGGCTGCGGGCATCGACGGTGGGCAGGCGTTCGAGCTGCGCCATATCGAGCGGCACCCGGGTGCTGCCCAGGCCGGGAATTTCAAGCGCCACGCTGCCCTGCGCCGGCAGGGCCAGCACCTGAGACTGCGCCGCCGTGGCCGTGATGCGCAGGGCGCGCGGATCGTACAGGCGCAGCAGCGTGCGCCCGGGGGTGGCCATGTCGCCCAGGGCCACCGGCACTTCGCTGACCACGCCGGCGTAGGGCGCACGCACGACGTAGAACTGGGTTTGCGCGCTCGCCGCGCCCGCCTGGGCCTGCAAGGCGCGCACCTCGGCCTGGGCCGCATCGTGCTGCGCCTGGGCGCGATCGAATGCCGCCTGGCTGATGTAATTCTTGGCCAGCAACTGCCGCTGGCGCGCCAGCTCTTGCACCGCCAGCTGCGCCTGGCTGCGCGCTGCCTGCACCTGCGCGCTGCTGGCAGCCGCCGTTTGCTGCGCCGCCTGGGCATCGAGCCGCAGCAGCTCTTGCCCGGCTTGCACCTTGTCGCCCACCTGCACCCGCAGCTGCACCACGGCGCCAGCCACCTGGGCGGCAACGGCGGTATCGCGTACGGCTTCGACCACGGCATCGGCGCTGCTCCAGCCGGTGGCGGCGGGGGCAGACACGACTTCGCTCGCCAGTGGCGCTGCCAGGGCCGGGGCCACAGCCGTCGCCAGGCAGGCCGCCAACGCCCAGGCGGGCAGGGCAGGGGGATGAGGAAAAGAGAAGGTGTGCAGCATGTTTTTAATTATTTAACCAATTGATTAAATAGTCAAGCAAGAATAGAATGCAGTCTCTACAGAGAAAGCCCCTTATGAAAGACTTGCCCCCCGAAGCCATGGAGCAGGTCGCGGCCTATTTCCAGGCCCTGGCCGAACCGACACGCTTGCGCATCCTCAACCTGCTGCGCGGCGGTGAGCACAACGTTGGCTTTTTGGCCCAGCAGTGCGGCTACACCGCTGCCAATGTCTCCAAGCACCTGTCGCTGCTGACCAAGCAGGGCTTGGTGGCGCGCGAGAGCCGGGGCAATTGTGTGTACTACCGCATCGACGATCCAGCGGTATATGCCTTGTGTGACCTGGTCTGCGGCAGCATCGCCAGCCGTTTTGAGCGCGAGGCGCAGCACCGCGCCTTGTTCAGCAGCAACGCGTCTTGAGCGCCTGCAGCAACGTCTCGCGCGCGTACATGCAGGCGCCGGGTGGGTTCTGGCCTATCGCGCCACGAAACCTGGGGTTCACCCCTGGTATGCCGACATAATGGGAGCGGTTTTGTTACACCTTGGGCAACGGCCTCTTCATGCTCGACGACATCAAAAAAACACTCTGGGCCACCGCCGACAAGCTGCGCGCCAATATGGATGCAGCCGAATACAAGCACTTGGTGCTGGGCCTCATCTTTTTAAAGTTCATCTCCGACACCTTCACAGCCCGCCGCAGCGAGGTTCTGGCGCGCCTGCAAGACCCAGACGACGAGTTCTATTACGGTGAAGCCGCCGACGAAGACCTGCAGGCCGAGCTGGAAGACCGCGACTACTACGCCAGCGCCAACGTCTTCTGGGTGCCCGAAGGGGCGCGTTGGGAAGCGTTGCGCGCCGCCGCCAAGAGCGTGGAAATCGGTAAGCACATCGACCAGGCGCTTGCCCTCATCGAGGCCGAAAATCCCAAGCTCAAGGGCATTCTGGACAAGCGCTACGCCCGCGCCCAGCTGCCCGACGGCAAGCTCGGCGAGCTGGTGGACCTGGTCTCCACCATCGGCTTTGGCGACAGCCCCGACGTGGCGCGCGACGTGCTGGGCCAGGTCTACGAATACTTCCTGGGCCAGTTCGCCAGCGCCGAGGGCAAAAAGGGCGGTCAGTTCTACACCCCCGCCTCCATCGTCAAGACGCTGGTGGCCGTGCTGGCACCGCACCACGGCAAGGTCTACGACCCCTGCTGTGGCTCGGGCGGCATGTTTGTACAGAGTGAAAAATTCATAGCAGCCCACGGTGGCCGGGTGGGCGATGTCAGCATTTATGGCCAGGAATCAAACCCCACCACCTGGCGCCTGGCGGCCATGAACCTGGCCCTGCGCGGCATCGACTTCAACCTGGGGCGCGAGCCTGCCGACACCTTGGTGCGCAACCAGCACCCGGACCTGCGCGCCGACTACATCCTGGCGAACCCGCCGTTCAACATCAGCGACTGGTGGCACGCCAGCCTGGAGGGCGACGTGCGCTGGGTCTACGGCGACCCGCCCCACGGCAACGCCAACACCGCCTGGCTGCAGCACATGCTGCACCACCTGCGGCCCACGGGCCGCGCCGGCATCGTGCTGGCCAACGGCAGCATGAGCAGCAGCCAGAACAACGAAGGCGTGATCCGCGCCGCCATGGTTGAGGCCGACGTGGTGGAAATCATGGTGGCCCTGCCGGGCCAGCTGTTCTTCAACACCCAAATCCCCGCCTGCCTGTGGTTCCTGGCCAAAACCAAGCCCGCGCACCGCAAGGGGCAGGTGCTGTTCATCGACGCCCGCAAACAGGCCCGCATGATCAGCCGCGCGCAGGCCGAGCTGGACGACGCCGCCATTGCCCGCATCGCCAACACCGTCGCCGC
This DNA window, taken from Acidovorax sp. HDW3, encodes the following:
- a CDS encoding efflux RND transporter permease subunit — its product is MAAHNDKMGISGRIAAFFLTAQITPLLALVAFLLGAFAVLVTPREEEPQINVTMANVLVPFPGASVQDVEQMVATPVEGLLAGMQGVEHVMSVSRPGLAVLSVQFKVGVPRTEALVRLHDELRSHSDLLPAGLGVQAPLIRPKGIDDVPIVSFTLHGQNADTSAFDLERVAHSVQAELQRVPGVRAVQTIGGPGRAVLVQLDPARLASTGVTVLELRAALQAANQGLPVGDLLGAAKTIALDAGPFLSNAQEVADLVVATRAGKPVFLKDIAQVQDGAPTPQRYVWFGAPGGEQWPAVTLQITKKAGENAIDVANALAARMAQLHGSVIPDAVQAVETRNYGATANDKAQKLIQKLLFATASVVALVFLALGRREAAIVGLAVVLTLTATLFASWAWGFTLNRVSLFALIFSIGILVDDAIVVVENIHRHQQLEPGLSLLQSIPRAVDEVGGPTILATLTVIAALLPMAFVSGLMGPYMAPIPINASMGMLLSLAIAFVVTPWLAQRWMKPHTGAAAAHSSFADKLEPHLQRLFGPLLDERKGGRNRALLGLGVAGLIALSVLLPVVGWVQLKMLPFDNKSEFQVVLDMPAGTPLEDTAAVLQALGAHLATVPEVENYQAYAGTAAPINFNGLVRQYDLRAASELGDIQVNLVDKQHRKEQSHAIAMRLRPQLQAIAAPWGANVKVVEVPPGPPVLAPIVAEIYGPEAAGRRQVAQAVRAVFEKTEGVVDVDSTTIAAAPRQWLLIDRRKAAAAGVTPQAIAATLHAGLSGDAATYLHDASRVPVPVWLQLPGELHGSLDALLQLQVAGPSGQGVPIRELVTVSDTLREQPIYHKDLLPVDYVQGDMAGRVDSPLYGMFAMRSAIAGIAAPGGALLKETFVALPADAQRDYTLRWDGEWRITYETFRDMGAAYAVGLVLIYLLVVAQFGSYLTPLIIMAPIALTVIGVMPGHALLGAQFTATSMIGMIALAGIIVRNSILLVDFIRLQQAQGMALARAVVHAVATRTQPIVLTGLAAMIGAFFILDDPIFNGLAIALIFGILVSTLLTLIVIPTLYYAAYHRKPTHP
- a CDS encoding efflux RND transporter periplasmic adaptor subunit — encoded protein: MLHTFSFPHPPALPAWALAACLATAVAPALAAPLASEVVSAPAATGWSSADAVVEAVRDTAVAAQVAGAVVQLRVQVGDKVQAGQELLRLDAQAAQQTAAASSAQVQAARSQAQLAVQELARQRQLLAKNYISQAAFDRAQAQHDAAQAEVRALQAQAGAASAQTQFYVVRAPYAGVVSEVPVALGDMATPGRTLLRLYDPRALRITATAAQSQVLALPAQGSVALEIPGLGSTRVPLDMAQLERLPTVDARSHTMQLRAHLPAALQAQARPGMFARLWLPGADKAQAPVSVPQSAIWRRAEMTGLFVLDAQDQPRLRQVRLGRALPAAADGAARVEVLSGLRSGERIATDPQAAAQVQ
- a CDS encoding helix-turn-helix transcriptional regulator, encoding MKDLPPEAMEQVAAYFQALAEPTRLRILNLLRGGEHNVGFLAQQCGYTAANVSKHLSLLTKQGLVARESRGNCVYYRIDDPAVYALCDLVCGSIASRFEREAQHRALFSSNAS
- a CDS encoding class I SAM-dependent DNA methyltransferase: MLDDIKKTLWATADKLRANMDAAEYKHLVLGLIFLKFISDTFTARRSEVLARLQDPDDEFYYGEAADEDLQAELEDRDYYASANVFWVPEGARWEALRAAAKSVEIGKHIDQALALIEAENPKLKGILDKRYARAQLPDGKLGELVDLVSTIGFGDSPDVARDVLGQVYEYFLGQFASAEGKKGGQFYTPASIVKTLVAVLAPHHGKVYDPCCGSGGMFVQSEKFIAAHGGRVGDVSIYGQESNPTTWRLAAMNLALRGIDFNLGREPADTLVRNQHPDLRADYILANPPFNISDWWHASLEGDVRWVYGDPPHGNANTAWLQHMLHHLRPTGRAGIVLANGSMSSSQNNEGVIRAAMVEADVVEIMVALPGQLFFNTQIPACLWFLAKTKPAHRKGQVLFIDARKQARMISRAQAELDDAAIARIANTVAAWRGGGGSIATGYQDIPGFCRSVPLAEIAQHGHVLTPGRYVGAEAVDDDDEAFADKMQKLTEKLGAQMARGAELDVLIRQKLTALGYDF